One genomic region from Jiangella sp. DSM 45060 encodes:
- a CDS encoding ThuA domain-containing protein, producing MPSSAHEGEHGEAAHVLIFTKTTQFRHTEAITQGVPVLQAAFEAAGISSEHTEDSSIFNDEDLSHFDALVMFQASGDPWTAEEKAAMERYQQAGGGIVAIHNAADMRGNYAWWDNLIGALMPGHAATGTSPGLPGTVRVEDGAHPSTTHLPQRWNRADEWYNFSANVRGTAHVLATMDETTYDPGGNAQGYDHPISWCKPYDGGRAWVTAMGHFGAHYTQEPDFVQHIVGGVQWAAGVAEGDCGGTVWEQFERVPLDQNTSAPFAMDVAPDGRVFFTELVRGQIRVYDPATQVTSTAITIPVYSGGEDGLLGIALDPNFAENGHLFVYHSKASADDTDPANFVSTLSRYTVGAGSQIDPASEVVVLEVPARRLPDEPGHTGGGLEFGPDGSLYLSVGDDVNPHSEPSGGYAPLSERDGTFHDARETSANTNDLRGKILRIQPQPDGGYTIPEGNLFPPGTEGTRPEIFAMGFRNPFRFSVDPETGWLGVADYGPDNGSNNANRGPAGMVEWNLIKEPGFYGWPLCIGPNTPYLDVDYRTNPVTVGEPFDCDNPVNDSVRNTGLTELPPAQEPEMWYGYQTSSVPSVIPAGGGLAPMGGPFYDYDPDLVSDTKFPEYYDGKPFFYEWAKNKMYSLDLNEETSALEKINPFLPGEQWMAPIDSSFGPEGSMYVLDWGGGFGRDNPNSGLYRVDYVSGSRSPVAHATATPDSGQAPLAVQLDGTGSTDPENEALTYEWDFTGDGTVDSTDPQASFTYTENGVYNARLTVTDPAGKTGTTTVPITVGNTRPEVDFNLPPDGSFFDFGDTVAWDVTVSDAEDAEIADEDVIIQPALGHDEHPHPADPLSGRTGQVQTALGGGHSEDMNVFYILNARYTDGGGAGGIPALAGEDTSLLFPRQREAEFYDDAEGVTTGSSRDVEGHGTAVSGQDGAWASYDPVNLYNVDALVLRASSVTGGPIELRRDAPDGPLLGTGEVPATGSGSYADVRVEVDDPGESFVLYAVFPGAGERRLNFVEADGKGAATTTKPTVAITAPTPSDELELGDVQVTAEAADAENTITQVEFFVGDESIGVDTEAPYEATWTVTEEQRYRLTAVATNDNGATTTSRIVQVEVGDLFGDWLTFSHASANGTFDRPDNNTWVVESGGGNMWQGTDEYSAVYLPGAAGATGDQWTATAKVVSQTNSNNSAKAGLIVRNDVTQPGVSPGYAAMTMRAGNSFEWLRDSDGNGQLDASTGAGQHGYPAWVRIVRDGDLYTSYWSRDGETFTQVGEPVTLTGAADVQDIGLAVTAHSSTARTTATFTDFTLVDGLPGPDPEPEQPPVCLMTGSDQFDGSELNARRWTTVRGADGLPVSVADGGLVLPVTNGDINEAVEGPISYVGQPTRDGEWTVETAVSVEHTREWQHAGLLMHGTDDDYVKLAFTRTSSGSRILEFQTEAGGTRTWHANVTLPADFPSTAHLRLASDGEQVTAAYSADGETWTALAGAAQVIDDSTIGLMAAGDTAAHSVNAVFDHFTITPDVADDDGSREPSDEFDGAAIDGCRWNSVVRYDSSAASVADGRLQIETQPGDINGAANEDPSNFILQRVPEGDWTIETRLTPTMLHQWQLAGFMVYGGDDDYVKFDVVANNGATSPTDLRAELVSEKGGQFGNGGNRNIDIPETSESGWFYLRMTKSGDTYAAEISDGGVNWTSLGDPVTNDAELTSFGLMAIGPQQTQPVTVAFDYFRVTTEQPDTTPPVITVEGVADGGGYDLATALELSATATDDVSGEVPVSLTLDGAAVENPATVTPELGAHTLVATAVDEAGNAAETTVAFEVVATYDGAKALVQRYRDDRTVNRNQGVQLSTHLANAERLAGQGVTDGATVSLDRFVAIAEGVTDETARGWLLAYADALRAQL from the coding sequence GTGCCGTCGTCGGCTCACGAAGGTGAGCACGGTGAAGCAGCGCACGTCCTGATCTTCACCAAGACCACGCAGTTCCGGCACACCGAGGCGATCACGCAGGGTGTGCCCGTGCTGCAGGCGGCGTTCGAGGCCGCCGGCATCTCCTCGGAGCACACCGAGGACTCGTCGATCTTCAACGACGAGGACCTGTCCCACTTCGACGCGCTGGTGATGTTCCAGGCGTCCGGCGACCCGTGGACGGCCGAGGAGAAGGCCGCCATGGAGCGCTACCAGCAGGCCGGTGGCGGCATCGTCGCCATCCACAACGCCGCGGACATGCGCGGCAACTACGCCTGGTGGGACAACCTGATCGGCGCGCTGATGCCGGGCCACGCGGCCACCGGCACCAGCCCCGGCCTGCCCGGCACCGTCCGCGTCGAGGACGGCGCGCACCCGTCGACGACGCACCTGCCGCAGCGCTGGAACCGCGCCGACGAGTGGTACAACTTCTCGGCCAACGTCCGCGGCACGGCGCACGTGCTGGCGACCATGGACGAGACCACCTACGACCCGGGCGGCAACGCCCAGGGGTACGACCACCCGATCTCCTGGTGCAAGCCGTACGACGGCGGACGCGCCTGGGTGACCGCGATGGGCCACTTCGGCGCCCACTACACGCAGGAGCCGGACTTCGTCCAGCACATCGTCGGCGGCGTGCAGTGGGCCGCGGGCGTGGCCGAGGGCGACTGCGGCGGCACCGTGTGGGAGCAGTTCGAGCGGGTGCCGCTGGACCAGAACACCAGCGCGCCGTTCGCGATGGACGTCGCGCCCGACGGCCGCGTGTTCTTCACCGAGCTCGTGCGCGGGCAGATCCGCGTCTACGACCCGGCCACCCAGGTCACGTCCACGGCCATCACCATCCCGGTGTACTCCGGCGGCGAGGACGGCCTGCTGGGCATCGCGCTGGATCCGAACTTCGCCGAGAACGGGCACCTGTTCGTCTATCACTCGAAGGCCAGTGCCGACGACACCGATCCGGCGAACTTCGTCAGCACGCTGTCGCGCTACACCGTCGGCGCGGGCTCGCAGATCGACCCCGCGTCGGAGGTCGTCGTGCTCGAGGTGCCGGCCCGCCGGCTCCCGGACGAGCCCGGCCACACCGGCGGCGGGCTGGAGTTCGGCCCCGACGGCAGCCTCTACCTGTCCGTCGGCGACGACGTGAACCCGCACTCGGAGCCGTCGGGCGGCTACGCCCCGCTGTCCGAGCGCGACGGCACGTTCCACGACGCCCGTGAGACGTCGGCCAACACCAACGACCTGCGCGGCAAGATCCTGCGGATCCAGCCGCAGCCGGACGGCGGCTACACGATCCCCGAGGGCAACCTGTTCCCGCCGGGGACCGAGGGCACCCGCCCGGAGATCTTCGCGATGGGCTTCCGCAACCCGTTCCGGTTCTCCGTCGACCCGGAGACGGGCTGGCTGGGCGTCGCCGACTACGGCCCGGACAACGGCAGCAACAACGCGAACCGGGGCCCGGCCGGCATGGTCGAGTGGAACCTGATCAAGGAGCCCGGCTTCTACGGCTGGCCGCTGTGCATCGGCCCGAACACGCCGTACCTGGACGTCGACTACCGCACCAACCCGGTCACCGTCGGTGAGCCGTTCGACTGCGACAACCCGGTCAACGACTCCGTCCGCAACACCGGCCTGACCGAGCTGCCCCCGGCCCAGGAGCCGGAGATGTGGTACGGCTACCAGACCTCGTCCGTCCCGTCGGTGATCCCGGCCGGCGGCGGGCTGGCGCCGATGGGCGGCCCGTTCTACGACTACGACCCGGACCTGGTGTCGGACACCAAGTTCCCGGAGTACTACGACGGCAAGCCGTTCTTCTACGAGTGGGCGAAGAACAAGATGTACTCGCTGGACCTCAACGAGGAGACCAGCGCGCTGGAGAAGATCAACCCGTTCCTGCCCGGTGAGCAGTGGATGGCGCCGATCGACTCGTCGTTCGGGCCCGAGGGCTCGATGTACGTGCTCGACTGGGGCGGCGGCTTCGGCCGCGACAACCCGAACTCGGGCCTGTACCGCGTCGACTACGTGTCCGGCTCGCGCTCGCCGGTGGCGCACGCGACGGCCACGCCCGACTCCGGCCAGGCGCCGCTGGCCGTCCAGCTGGACGGCACCGGCAGCACCGACCCGGAGAACGAGGCGCTCACCTACGAGTGGGACTTCACCGGCGACGGCACCGTCGACTCCACCGACCCGCAGGCGTCGTTCACCTACACCGAGAACGGCGTCTACAACGCCCGCCTCACGGTGACCGACCCGGCGGGCAAGACCGGCACCACCACGGTGCCGATCACCGTCGGCAACACCCGGCCCGAGGTCGACTTCAACCTGCCGCCGGACGGCTCGTTCTTCGACTTCGGCGACACCGTGGCGTGGGACGTCACCGTCTCCGACGCCGAGGACGCGGAGATCGCCGACGAGGACGTCATCATCCAGCCGGCGCTGGGACACGACGAGCACCCGCACCCCGCCGACCCGCTCAGCGGGCGGACCGGCCAGGTACAGACGGCGCTCGGCGGTGGCCACAGCGAGGACATGAACGTCTTCTACATCCTCAACGCCCGCTACACCGATGGCGGCGGCGCCGGGGGCATCCCCGCCCTGGCCGGTGAGGACACATCGCTGCTGTTCCCGCGGCAGCGCGAAGCCGAGTTCTACGACGACGCCGAGGGCGTCACCACCGGCTCGTCGCGCGACGTCGAGGGGCACGGCACCGCGGTGTCCGGCCAGGACGGCGCGTGGGCGTCGTACGACCCGGTCAACCTGTACAACGTCGACGCGCTCGTGCTGCGGGCGTCGTCGGTGACCGGCGGCCCGATCGAACTGCGTCGCGACGCGCCCGACGGCCCGCTGCTGGGCACCGGCGAGGTCCCGGCGACGGGGTCGGGCAGCTACGCCGACGTCCGCGTCGAGGTCGACGACCCGGGCGAGAGCTTCGTGCTCTACGCCGTGTTCCCGGGCGCCGGCGAGCGGCGGCTGAACTTCGTCGAGGCCGACGGCAAGGGCGCGGCCACGACGACGAAGCCGACGGTCGCCATCACGGCGCCGACGCCGTCCGACGAGCTGGAGCTGGGCGACGTCCAGGTCACGGCCGAGGCCGCCGACGCGGAGAACACGATCACGCAGGTCGAGTTCTTCGTCGGCGACGAGTCCATCGGCGTCGACACCGAGGCGCCGTACGAGGCCACCTGGACGGTGACCGAGGAGCAGCGCTACCGGCTGACCGCGGTCGCCACCAACGACAACGGCGCCACGACGACGTCGCGGATCGTCCAGGTGGAGGTCGGCGACCTGTTCGGCGACTGGCTGACGTTCTCGCACGCCAGCGCGAACGGCACCTTCGACCGTCCGGACAACAACACCTGGGTGGTCGAGTCCGGCGGCGGCAACATGTGGCAGGGGACGGACGAGTACAGCGCCGTGTACCTGCCCGGCGCGGCCGGGGCCACGGGCGACCAGTGGACGGCGACGGCGAAGGTGGTCAGCCAGACCAACTCGAACAACTCCGCCAAGGCCGGCCTGATCGTCCGCAACGACGTCACGCAGCCGGGCGTCTCGCCGGGCTACGCGGCGATGACGATGCGGGCGGGCAACTCGTTCGAGTGGCTGCGCGACAGCGACGGCAACGGCCAGCTCGACGCCAGTACCGGCGCCGGCCAGCACGGCTACCCGGCGTGGGTGCGCATCGTCCGCGACGGCGACCTGTACACGTCGTACTGGAGCCGTGACGGCGAGACGTTCACGCAGGTGGGCGAGCCGGTCACGCTGACCGGGGCGGCCGACGTCCAGGACATCGGCCTGGCCGTCACCGCGCACAGCAGCACCGCCCGCACCACGGCGACGTTCACCGACTTCACGCTGGTGGACGGGCTGCCCGGACCGGACCCGGAGCCCGAGCAGCCGCCGGTCTGCCTGATGACGGGGTCGGACCAGTTCGACGGGTCCGAGCTCAACGCCCGCCGGTGGACGACGGTGCGCGGCGCCGACGGCCTCCCGGTGAGCGTCGCCGACGGCGGCCTGGTGCTGCCGGTCACCAACGGCGACATCAACGAGGCCGTCGAGGGCCCGATCAGCTACGTCGGCCAGCCCACCCGCGACGGGGAGTGGACCGTCGAGACCGCGGTCTCGGTGGAGCACACCCGCGAGTGGCAGCACGCCGGCCTGCTGATGCACGGCACCGACGACGACTACGTCAAGCTGGCCTTCACCCGCACCAGCTCGGGCAGCCGGATCCTCGAGTTCCAGACCGAGGCCGGCGGCACCCGCACCTGGCACGCCAACGTCACGCTGCCGGCGGACTTCCCGTCGACGGCGCACCTGCGGCTGGCCAGCGACGGTGAGCAGGTGACGGCGGCCTACTCGGCCGACGGCGAGACGTGGACGGCACTGGCCGGCGCGGCGCAGGTGATCGACGACTCGACGATCGGCCTGATGGCGGCCGGCGACACGGCGGCGCATTCGGTGAACGCGGTCTTCGACCACTTCACCATCACGCCGGACGTCGCCGACGACGACGGCTCGCGCGAGCCGTCCGACGAGTTCGACGGCGCCGCGATCGACGGGTGCCGGTGGAACTCGGTGGTCCGCTACGACTCGTCGGCGGCCTCGGTGGCCGACGGGCGGCTGCAGATCGAGACCCAGCCGGGCGACATCAACGGAGCCGCCAACGAGGACCCGAGCAACTTCATCCTGCAGCGGGTGCCGGAGGGCGACTGGACGATCGAGACGCGGCTGACGCCGACGATGCTGCACCAGTGGCAGCTGGCCGGGTTCATGGTGTACGGCGGCGATGACGACTACGTGAAGTTCGACGTCGTCGCCAACAACGGCGCCACGTCGCCGACCGACCTCCGGGCCGAGCTGGTCTCGGAGAAGGGCGGCCAGTTCGGCAACGGCGGCAACCGCAACATCGACATCCCGGAGACCAGCGAGAGCGGCTGGTTCTACCTCCGGATGACGAAGAGCGGCGACACCTACGCGGCGGAGATCAGCGACGGCGGGGTCAACTGGACCTCGCTGGGCGACCCGGTCACCAACGACGCCGAGCTCACCTCGTTCGGCCTGATGGCGATCGGCCCGCAGCAGACCCAGCCGGTCACGGTGGCGTTCGACTACTTCCGGGTCACCACGGAGCAGCCGGACACCACCCCGCCGGTGATCACGGTCGAGGGCGTCGCCGACGGCGGCGGCTACGACCTGGCCACCGCGCTGGAGCTGAGCGCCACGGCGACGGACGACGTGTCCGGCGAGGTGCCGGTGTCGCTCACGCTGGACGGCGCGGCGGTGGAGAACCCGGCCACCGTCACACCGGAGCTGGGGGCGCACACGCTGGTCGCCACGGCCGTCGACGAGGCGGGCAACGCCGCGGAGACGACCGTCGCGTTCGAGGTGGTCGCCACCTACGACGGCGCGAAGGCGCTGGTGCAGCGGTACCGGGACGACCGGACCGTCAACCGGAACCAGGGCGTCCAGCTGTCCACCCACCTGGCCAACGCCGAGCGGCTGGCCGGGCAGGGCGTCACGGACGGCGCCACGGTGTCGCTGGACCGGTTCGTCGCGATCGCCGAGGGGGTGACGGACGAGACCGCGCGCGGCTGGCTGCTCGCCTACGCCGACGCGCTGCGGGCTCAGCTGTGA
- a CDS encoding sugar phosphate isomerase/epimerase — MSRAFGVNTWVWTSPLTDAALAELAPRISGWGFDVVELPVENPGDWDPARAAKVLGDHGLSAAVALVMGDGRELVATDHDTVARTRDYLRHVVDVAATVGAPAIAGPAYASVGRTWRMTPSERADRYAELRDGLGPVVEHARAAGVTVAVEPLNRYETSLINTVDQALEAIDGLPADGIGLALDVYHMNIEEQSVTGAIARAAGRIAHVQVCANDRGAPGADHLDWPGIVAALDAAGYTGPLVIESFTADNATIATAASIWRPLAASQDAIAVDGLSFLRGVVPQQPV, encoded by the coding sequence GTGAGCAGAGCGTTCGGGGTCAACACGTGGGTGTGGACGTCGCCGCTCACCGACGCCGCGCTGGCCGAGCTGGCGCCGCGGATCAGCGGCTGGGGCTTCGACGTCGTCGAGCTGCCGGTCGAGAACCCGGGCGACTGGGACCCCGCCCGGGCGGCGAAGGTGCTGGGCGACCACGGCCTGTCGGCGGCGGTCGCGCTGGTCATGGGCGACGGCCGCGAGCTGGTCGCGACGGACCACGACACCGTCGCACGCACCCGTGACTACCTGCGCCACGTCGTCGACGTCGCCGCGACGGTGGGCGCGCCGGCCATCGCCGGACCCGCGTACGCGTCGGTCGGGCGGACCTGGCGGATGACGCCGTCCGAGCGCGCGGACCGCTACGCCGAGCTGCGCGACGGGCTCGGCCCGGTCGTCGAGCACGCCCGCGCCGCCGGCGTCACCGTGGCCGTCGAGCCGCTGAACCGTTACGAGACCAGCCTGATCAACACCGTCGACCAGGCGCTCGAGGCGATCGACGGGTTGCCGGCCGACGGCATCGGCCTGGCGCTGGACGTCTACCACATGAACATCGAGGAGCAGTCCGTCACCGGAGCGATCGCGCGGGCGGCCGGCCGCATCGCGCACGTCCAGGTGTGCGCCAACGACCGCGGCGCGCCGGGCGCGGACCACCTCGACTGGCCCGGCATCGTCGCCGCGCTGGACGCGGCGGGCTACACCGGCCCGCTCGTCATCGAGTCCTTCACCGCCGACAACGCGACCATCGCCACCGCGGCGTCCATCTGGCGGCCGCTGGCCGCGAGCCAGGACGCGATCGCCGTCGACGGCCTGTCCTTCCTGAGGGGAGTGGTACCGCAGCAGCCCGTCTGA
- a CDS encoding substrate-binding domain-containing protein: MRTTRALLAAAAAAALTLAACTTDEPSDTAAPEETEAAGEDPGAEGEEPEDETADGEFFVRADYDRQLAQRDIAPEGDPATPWLQAIEPEYVDTAQYAQDGNTLCFSNASVSNPWRVTGWITMQQQVEVLQQQGLIGEFRVSDAADDDNKQISDIQAFIDAGDCNAIIISPSTTATLTPAVEAACASGVPVIVFDRGVNTDCMATFIHPIGGYAYGADGAEFLVENLEPGSKVLALRILPGVDVLENRWAAAQEIFADSELEILGDEFTGGDGAEIKNIVTQYLQRGDVDGIWMDAGDGAVAAVEAFEDSGKDYPVMVGEDELSFLRKWQETGMTAVAPVYSNFQWRTPILAATMIWAGEQVPVEWVLPQDEITEDDRDEFLDRNADMPSLHYAKFGGEDLPGFPAAWQDR; encoded by the coding sequence ATGCGCACTACGCGCGCTCTACTGGCGGCGGCCGCTGCCGCGGCCCTGACGCTCGCGGCCTGCACCACCGACGAGCCGTCCGACACCGCGGCGCCCGAGGAGACCGAGGCGGCCGGCGAGGACCCGGGCGCCGAGGGCGAGGAGCCGGAGGACGAGACGGCCGACGGTGAGTTCTTCGTCCGCGCCGACTACGACCGGCAGCTGGCCCAGCGCGACATCGCGCCGGAGGGCGACCCGGCCACCCCGTGGCTGCAGGCGATCGAGCCCGAGTACGTCGACACCGCGCAGTACGCGCAGGACGGCAACACGCTCTGCTTCTCGAACGCCTCGGTCAGCAACCCGTGGCGGGTCACCGGCTGGATCACCATGCAGCAGCAGGTCGAGGTGCTGCAGCAGCAGGGCCTGATCGGCGAGTTCCGGGTCTCCGACGCCGCCGACGACGACAACAAGCAGATCTCCGACATCCAGGCGTTCATCGACGCCGGCGACTGCAACGCCATCATCATCTCGCCGTCGACGACGGCCACCCTGACGCCGGCGGTCGAGGCGGCCTGCGCGAGCGGCGTCCCGGTCATCGTGTTCGACCGCGGCGTCAACACCGACTGCATGGCGACGTTCATCCACCCGATCGGCGGCTACGCCTACGGCGCGGACGGCGCGGAGTTCCTGGTCGAGAACCTGGAGCCGGGCTCGAAGGTGCTGGCGCTGCGGATCCTGCCGGGTGTCGACGTGCTGGAGAACCGCTGGGCGGCGGCGCAGGAGATCTTCGCCGACAGCGAGCTGGAGATCCTCGGCGACGAGTTCACCGGCGGCGACGGCGCGGAGATCAAGAACATCGTCACGCAGTACCTGCAGCGCGGCGACGTCGACGGCATCTGGATGGACGCCGGTGACGGCGCCGTCGCGGCCGTCGAGGCGTTCGAGGACTCCGGCAAGGACTACCCGGTCATGGTCGGCGAGGACGAGCTGAGCTTCCTGCGCAAGTGGCAGGAGACCGGCATGACGGCGGTCGCCCCGGTCTACTCGAACTTCCAGTGGCGCACCCCGATCCTCGCCGCGACGATGATCTGGGCCGGCGAGCAGGTGCCGGTGGAGTGGGTGCTCCCGCAGGACGAGATCACCGAGGACGACCGCGACGAGTTCCTCGACCGCAACGCCGACATGCCCAGCCTGCACTACGCCAAGTTCGGCGGCGAGGACCTGCCGGGCTTCCCGGCGGCCTGGCAGGACCGCTGA